One genomic window of Corallococcus exiguus includes the following:
- the cglB gene encoding adventurous gliding motility lipoprotein CglB → MRAKSTPLSALLAGTLGVAVMAGCQTYDFEPVDPLAIAQTTVESVITARRSKPDVMLLVDTSGSMTHPVNGQIPACTITVEGSQIECGEKYPCDTAVCPTRWSELQGAMGPFLAESGKLVRFGLTTYPAPIPPLAPGQSATVAQLCMPAAADNASQSVRAEIPLNLDSDQELQDYANLVNDKLQGIPNGGDNRPQGGTPTSASLEFVGTKMRANSEDRDQIIILLTDGLPNCNDKNQYDGSSAECRCTLDVLSQCTTKGSPYYQRGCLDKNASVSAVSALKANLISTIVIGFGAETSAGDGPSVLNEMARVGGYARDCKASVDCGAGDTCDVATGLCGRSFYQAGNREELAAALKSISEAIQPGEPCFTKLEPSQLPSDEKLIVVYIDGERTLAGPDTWSLDLSKPEAPGVRFTGSACTKLESSRPEDPVSVEVRAIRQL, encoded by the coding sequence ATGCGCGCCAAGTCGACCCCCCTGAGCGCACTGCTGGCCGGCACGCTCGGTGTTGCCGTGATGGCCGGCTGTCAGACGTATGACTTCGAGCCGGTGGATCCGCTCGCGATCGCTCAGACGACCGTGGAGTCGGTGATCACCGCCCGCAGGAGCAAGCCGGACGTGATGCTCCTCGTGGATACCTCCGGCTCGATGACCCATCCGGTCAACGGGCAGATCCCGGCCTGCACGATCACGGTCGAAGGCAGCCAGATTGAGTGTGGCGAGAAGTATCCCTGCGACACGGCAGTGTGCCCCACCCGTTGGTCGGAGCTCCAGGGCGCCATGGGACCGTTCCTCGCCGAGAGCGGCAAGCTGGTCCGTTTCGGCCTGACGACCTATCCGGCGCCGATACCTCCTCTGGCCCCCGGGCAGTCGGCGACCGTCGCACAGCTGTGCATGCCGGCTGCCGCTGACAATGCGAGCCAGAGCGTCCGCGCCGAGATCCCGCTCAACCTGGATTCGGATCAGGAGCTCCAGGACTACGCGAATCTGGTCAATGACAAGCTCCAGGGTATCCCCAACGGTGGTGACAACCGTCCCCAGGGCGGTACGCCGACGAGCGCGAGCTTGGAGTTCGTGGGCACGAAGATGCGGGCCAACTCCGAGGACCGCGACCAGATCATCATCCTGCTGACCGACGGTCTTCCCAACTGCAACGACAAGAACCAATACGATGGCAGCAGCGCTGAGTGCCGCTGCACGCTCGATGTTCTGTCGCAGTGCACGACGAAGGGGAGCCCGTATTACCAGCGGGGTTGCCTCGACAAGAACGCCTCCGTGTCGGCGGTGTCGGCGCTCAAGGCGAACCTGATCTCCACCATCGTCATCGGCTTCGGCGCGGAGACGTCGGCGGGTGACGGCCCCAGCGTCCTCAACGAGATGGCCCGCGTGGGTGGCTACGCGCGTGACTGCAAGGCCAGCGTCGATTGCGGAGCGGGGGACACCTGCGACGTCGCTACCGGCTTGTGCGGCCGCTCCTTCTACCAGGCGGGCAATCGCGAGGAGCTGGCGGCCGCGCTGAAGTCGATCAGCGAGGCGATCCAGCCGGGCGAGCCGTGCTTCACCAAGCTTGAGCCGAGCCAGCTGCCCTCCGATGAAAAGCTCATCGTCGTCTACATCGACGGCGAGCGCACGCTCGCGGGCCCCGACACCTGGTCGCTGGACCTGTCGAAGCCTGAGGCTCCTGGCGTGCGGTTCACGGGCAGCGCCTGCACCAAGCTGGAGTCGTCGCGTCCGGAGGACCCGGTCAGCGTCGAAGTGCGCGCCATCCGCCAGCTCTAG
- a CDS encoding DsrE family protein: MAGRVFFFLQHATYEPAYQAASMGITAAAMGDDVYFVFAFEALRQLVRGGFGLAHSERERTEAARAEGLNVPTPARMLEEARALGAKLVACDTTVRICGLSPQELHGTLDDVMGLASIWRLTDGARVLTL, encoded by the coding sequence ATGGCCGGACGCGTCTTCTTCTTCCTCCAGCACGCCACGTACGAGCCCGCCTATCAGGCGGCCTCCATGGGCATCACCGCCGCCGCGATGGGCGACGACGTCTACTTCGTCTTCGCCTTCGAGGCCCTGCGCCAACTGGTCCGCGGCGGCTTCGGCCTGGCGCACAGCGAGCGGGAGCGCACCGAGGCGGCCCGGGCCGAAGGGCTCAATGTCCCCACACCGGCCCGCATGCTGGAGGAAGCCCGAGCCCTGGGCGCGAAGCTCGTGGCCTGCGACACCACGGTGCGCATCTGTGGCCTCTCACCCCAGGAACTGCACGGCACGCTGGACGACGTCATGGGCCTGGCCTCCATCTGGAGGCTGACCGACGGCGCGCGCGTCCTCACGCTCTGA
- a CDS encoding HEAT repeat domain-containing protein, translated as MALAGLAVLAGVGPVSEAAPAGAKAPTAATVPPAAIPGPLRTEALGLLSQPSVAPEAAWRRFGPEVVPVLAALAVDTSVPDAQRMRAVTALARVESPEAGQTLQAMLEDPHRPSDVRSQAAAALGQRLGFEAVKTLQARLEDRDLRLREAVAQALGRLGGQRVREVLEERLPLEDVPQVREALQQGLTLAEP; from the coding sequence GTGGCACTGGCGGGTCTCGCCGTGCTCGCGGGCGTGGGGCCCGTGTCCGAAGCGGCTCCCGCCGGCGCGAAGGCCCCGACCGCGGCTACCGTGCCCCCTGCCGCTATTCCCGGACCGCTGCGCACGGAGGCCCTGGGCCTGCTCTCACAACCTTCCGTGGCGCCCGAGGCAGCGTGGCGCAGGTTCGGGCCGGAGGTCGTGCCCGTGCTCGCGGCGCTGGCGGTGGATACGAGCGTTCCGGATGCGCAGCGGATGCGGGCCGTGACGGCGCTGGCTCGCGTGGAGTCGCCCGAAGCGGGCCAGACGCTCCAGGCGATGCTGGAGGATCCGCACCGGCCTTCGGATGTCCGCTCACAAGCCGCGGCCGCGCTGGGCCAGCGGCTGGGGTTCGAGGCCGTCAAGACGCTGCAGGCCCGGTTGGAGGACCGCGACCTGCGGCTGCGTGAGGCCGTCGCCCAGGCGCTTGGCCGGCTGGGGGGTCAGCGGGTGCGCGAGGTGCTGGAGGAGCGGCTCCCCCTGGAGGACGTTCCCCAGGTGCGTGAAGCGCTCCAGCAGGGTCTTACGCTCGCGGAGCCCTGA
- a CDS encoding HAD family hydrolase, translated as MRPTVLLFDIDGTLVTTGGAGRRAMGLAFEQLHRRRDACDGFSMSGMTDRAIVRKGLGVIGQSDTEDTISAVIDAYVAHLGLEVPKVDAREYRLHPGMREAVMEARSRTGFAVGLGTGNVRAGAKVKLDRVSIHDQFAFGGFGCDFEDRVALIRHGAQAGAAQLGQPLEECRVVIIGDTPKDVAAAKGIGAETIGVGTGNFTPQALRDAGAEWAFADFSTPGAMEALLVGR; from the coding sequence ATGCGCCCCACCGTCCTTCTTTTCGATATCGATGGCACCCTCGTCACCACGGGCGGTGCCGGCCGCCGCGCCATGGGCCTGGCCTTCGAGCAGCTCCACCGGCGGCGCGACGCGTGCGACGGCTTCAGCATGTCCGGCATGACGGACCGGGCCATCGTCCGTAAGGGCCTGGGCGTCATCGGCCAGTCCGACACCGAGGACACCATCAGCGCGGTCATCGACGCGTACGTCGCCCACCTGGGGCTGGAGGTTCCCAAGGTCGATGCGCGCGAGTACCGGCTGCATCCGGGCATGCGCGAGGCCGTGATGGAGGCTCGCTCGCGGACGGGCTTCGCGGTGGGCCTGGGCACCGGCAATGTGCGCGCGGGCGCCAAGGTGAAGCTGGACCGCGTGAGCATCCACGACCAGTTCGCCTTCGGCGGTTTTGGCTGCGACTTCGAGGACCGCGTGGCGCTCATCCGTCACGGCGCCCAGGCAGGAGCGGCGCAGCTGGGTCAGCCGCTGGAGGAGTGCCGGGTGGTGATCATCGGCGATACGCCGAAGGACGTCGCGGCCGCCAAGGGCATTGGCGCGGAGACGATTGGCGTGGGCACGGGCAACTTCACGCCCCAGGCGCTGCGCGACGCCGGCGCCGAGTGGGCCTTCGCGGATTTCTCCACCCCCGGAGCCATGGAGGCCCTGCTCGTCGGACGGTGA
- the hrpB gene encoding ATP-dependent helicase HrpB, which yields MADVALPIDPLLPDIVSTLRSSRSLVLEAPPGAGKTTRVPRALLEAGLGAGKEIVVLQPRRLPTRLAAQRVSEEIGERVGETVGYQVRFEDVRGPKTRMSFVTEGVLGRRLLTDSTLRDVGIVVLDEFHERHLSADISLALLRRLQETARPDLKLVVMSATLEAEPVRAYLGGAPSLRSEGRRFDVSVEYLAAPDERHLDQQVLSALKRLFTQGVDGDVLVFLPGAGEIRRARDTCAEFAERHDADVLPLHGDLSPAEQDRAVRRSSRRKIILSTNVAETSVTIDGVAVVIDSGLARVASHSPWSGLPQLKLGKVSRASAVQRAGRAGRTRAGHCVRLYTQHDFDGRPDQEAPEIRRTDLAETVLSLRASGVKDLTAFPFFEPPPAPALEAAETLLRRLGAVNAKGQVTDVGQRLLRFPVHPRQARVIVEGERRGVGGDAAVLAALMGERDIRREARANLGGGGRASALVSGPSDLLELLERFREAGRSGFASGRMQSLSLDAGAVQSVERVQKQLRRTVREQGSRPGRPEDVEQALMLSVLAGYPDRVARRRRPRSPELLMFGGGTTSLSEFSVVQDAELMVAVDAEERPGRGAVVRLASTVEAEWLLDLYPDALEEVDTLQWNADSRRVERITRLAYGNLMLEETRTPAPPSEEAARVLAEAALAAGPERFAEPEALEQWRTRVELLGKAFPETGFPTVDAGFMRDALASLCVGARSFSDLEGVSLLDALYARLTSEQQRLLANHAPERVTLPGGRGVKVHYEPNKPPWVESRLQDFFGMAQGPSVGAGRVPLVLHLLAPNMRAVQVTTDLAGFWERHYPAIRKELCRKYPRHSWPEDPRHAEPPAPRPPRR from the coding sequence ATGGCGGACGTCGCCCTTCCCATCGATCCCCTCCTGCCAGACATCGTCTCCACGCTCCGGAGCTCGCGGTCGCTCGTGCTGGAGGCGCCCCCTGGCGCGGGCAAGACGACCCGCGTTCCCCGCGCGCTGCTGGAGGCGGGGCTGGGCGCGGGCAAGGAGATCGTCGTCCTCCAGCCCAGGCGTCTGCCCACCCGGCTCGCCGCGCAGCGCGTGTCCGAGGAGATTGGCGAGCGCGTGGGCGAAACCGTCGGCTACCAGGTCCGCTTCGAAGACGTCCGCGGGCCCAAGACGCGCATGTCCTTCGTCACCGAAGGGGTGCTCGGACGCCGCCTGCTCACCGACTCCACCCTGCGCGACGTGGGCATCGTCGTGCTCGATGAGTTCCACGAGCGGCATCTGTCCGCGGACATCTCGCTCGCGCTCCTGCGGCGGCTGCAGGAGACGGCCCGCCCGGACCTCAAGCTCGTGGTGATGTCCGCGACCCTGGAGGCCGAGCCCGTCCGCGCGTATCTGGGCGGCGCCCCGTCCCTGCGCTCCGAGGGCCGCCGCTTCGACGTCAGCGTCGAATACCTTGCCGCCCCGGATGAGCGGCACCTGGATCAACAGGTGCTCTCCGCGCTCAAGCGCCTGTTCACCCAGGGCGTCGATGGGGACGTGCTCGTGTTCCTTCCCGGGGCCGGGGAGATCCGCCGCGCGCGCGACACCTGCGCGGAGTTCGCCGAGCGCCACGACGCCGACGTGCTCCCGCTCCATGGAGACCTCTCTCCCGCGGAACAGGACCGCGCCGTGCGCCGCAGCTCGCGCCGGAAGATCATCCTGTCCACCAACGTCGCGGAGACGTCCGTCACCATCGACGGCGTCGCGGTCGTCATCGACAGCGGGCTTGCTCGCGTGGCGTCCCACTCGCCCTGGTCCGGTCTGCCGCAGCTCAAGCTGGGCAAGGTGAGCCGAGCCTCCGCCGTCCAGCGCGCCGGTCGCGCGGGCCGCACGCGCGCCGGGCACTGCGTCCGGCTCTACACCCAGCACGACTTCGACGGCCGGCCTGATCAGGAGGCCCCGGAGATCCGCCGCACCGACCTGGCCGAAACGGTGCTCTCGCTGCGCGCGTCGGGCGTGAAGGACCTGACGGCGTTCCCGTTCTTCGAGCCGCCGCCCGCCCCGGCTCTGGAGGCCGCGGAGACGCTGCTGCGCCGCCTGGGCGCGGTGAACGCGAAGGGCCAGGTCACGGACGTGGGCCAGCGGCTCTTGCGCTTCCCCGTCCACCCTCGCCAGGCGCGCGTCATCGTCGAGGGCGAGCGCCGGGGCGTGGGCGGTGATGCCGCCGTGCTCGCGGCCCTCATGGGCGAACGCGACATCCGCCGCGAGGCCCGCGCCAACCTGGGCGGCGGAGGCCGCGCGTCCGCGCTCGTCAGCGGGCCTTCCGACCTGCTGGAGCTCCTGGAGCGCTTCCGCGAGGCCGGCCGCTCGGGCTTCGCCTCCGGCCGCATGCAGTCGCTGTCACTGGACGCAGGCGCGGTGCAGTCCGTGGAGCGCGTGCAGAAGCAACTGCGCCGCACGGTGCGGGAACAGGGCTCCCGCCCCGGCCGCCCCGAGGACGTGGAGCAGGCGCTGATGCTCAGCGTGCTCGCGGGCTACCCGGACCGCGTGGCCCGCAGGCGGCGGCCCCGCTCCCCGGAGCTGCTCATGTTCGGCGGCGGCACCACCAGCCTGTCCGAGTTCAGCGTCGTCCAGGACGCGGAGCTGATGGTCGCCGTGGACGCGGAGGAGCGCCCCGGCCGCGGCGCCGTCGTGCGACTCGCCAGCACCGTGGAGGCCGAGTGGCTGCTGGACCTCTACCCGGACGCGCTGGAGGAGGTGGACACCCTCCAGTGGAACGCGGACTCGCGCCGCGTGGAGCGCATCACCCGGCTGGCCTACGGCAACCTCATGCTGGAGGAGACGCGCACACCCGCGCCCCCGTCCGAGGAGGCCGCGCGCGTGCTGGCCGAGGCGGCCCTGGCCGCGGGCCCGGAGCGCTTCGCGGAACCCGAGGCGCTGGAGCAGTGGCGCACCCGCGTGGAGCTCCTGGGCAAGGCGTTCCCCGAAACGGGCTTTCCCACCGTGGACGCGGGCTTCATGCGCGACGCGCTGGCGTCCCTGTGCGTGGGCGCGCGCAGCTTCTCCGACCTGGAGGGCGTGTCGCTGCTGGACGCGCTCTACGCGCGCCTCACCTCCGAGCAGCAGCGCCTGCTGGCGAACCACGCCCCCGAGCGCGTCACCCTGCCTGGCGGACGCGGCGTGAAGGTGCACTACGAGCCCAACAAGCCACCCTGGGTGGAGTCACGGCTGCAGGACTTCTTCGGGATGGCGCAGGGGCCCAGCGTGGGCGCGGGCCGCGTGCCGCTGGTGCTGCACCTGCTGGCTCCCAACATGCGCGCCGTGCAGGTGACCACCGACCTGGCGGGCTTCTGGGAGCGTCACTACCCGGCGATCCGCAAGGAGCTGTGCCGCAAGTACCCCCGGCACTCGTGGCCCGAGGATCCGCGCCACGCCGAGCCGCCCGCGCCCCGTCCTCCGAGGCGCTGA
- a CDS encoding GNAT family N-acetyltransferase, translating to MPTPPETSPAPVTVAHIKDEAELMQALAIREVVFIEEQHVPEGIERDAEDALAYHVIAYQGGHAIGTGRLVKLPEPPAGQPGTWGQIGRMAVLQAHRKARVGSLLLTSLEEEARRRNVSGIMLHAQLYALDFYKKHGYQPVGAVFDEAGIDHLEMHKRL from the coding sequence ATGCCGACGCCTCCCGAGACCTCCCCGGCACCCGTCACCGTCGCCCACATCAAGGACGAGGCGGAGCTCATGCAGGCCCTCGCCATCCGTGAGGTGGTGTTCATCGAGGAGCAGCACGTCCCCGAGGGCATCGAGCGCGACGCCGAGGACGCCCTCGCCTACCACGTCATCGCCTACCAGGGCGGTCACGCCATCGGTACCGGCCGGCTGGTGAAGCTGCCGGAGCCGCCCGCCGGGCAGCCTGGAACGTGGGGCCAGATTGGCCGCATGGCGGTGCTCCAGGCGCACCGCAAGGCCCGAGTGGGTTCGCTGCTCCTCACGTCGCTGGAGGAGGAGGCGCGCCGCCGCAACGTGAGCGGCATCATGCTGCACGCCCAGCTCTACGCGCTCGACTTCTACAAGAAGCACGGCTACCAGCCCGTCGGCGCCGTCTTCGACGAGGCCGGCATCGACCACCTGGAGATGCACAAGCGGCTGTAG
- the fdxA gene encoding ferredoxin FdxA, whose protein sequence is MAYVVAEPCIKCKYTDCVEVCPVNCFYEGANFLVIHPDECIDCGACEPVCPTKAIFPETELPAKWADFKKLNTDFASKWPNIAEKKAALPEAEEYKEKEDKRGELSTAPGK, encoded by the coding sequence ATGGCCTACGTCGTCGCCGAGCCTTGCATCAAGTGCAAGTACACCGACTGTGTCGAGGTGTGCCCGGTCAACTGCTTCTACGAGGGCGCCAACTTCCTCGTGATCCACCCGGACGAGTGCATCGACTGTGGCGCTTGCGAGCCCGTCTGCCCGACCAAGGCGATCTTCCCCGAGACCGAGCTGCCCGCGAAGTGGGCGGACTTCAAGAAGCTCAACACCGACTTCGCCTCCAAGTGGCCCAACATCGCGGAGAAGAAGGCCGCCCTGCCCGAGGCCGAGGAATACAAGGAGAAGGAAGACAAGCGCGGGGAGCTGAGCACCGCGCCCGGGAAGTAA
- the asd gene encoding aspartate-semialdehyde dehydrogenase has protein sequence MAKLRAVLIGATGLAGQQFIAALKDHPLIELTGLAASPRSAGKTYADALRASNGMLAWFVPEPLPESIARMTVVSGDAVQAKDYDIAFSAVEADVAREIEPRLARDIPVFSAASAFRYDEDVPLLLPPVNAAHAPLINEQRRQRGWKGFIVPIPNCTTTGLAVTLAPLAERFGVKAVLMTSLQAMSGAGRSPGVIGLDILDNVVPYIPKEEHKVEVETKKILGALNPAGAALTPHDVRVSCTCTRVAVLEGHTESVFVSLGKKATVAEVAQAMREWQGAQVAKDLPSAPPRWIEVLDDPFRPQPRMDRDTHGGMATTVGRIREDGVLENGFKYVLVSHNTKMGAAKGAILVAELLRAQGLLG, from the coding sequence ATGGCCAAGCTTCGCGCCGTACTCATTGGCGCCACCGGACTCGCGGGTCAGCAGTTCATCGCTGCCCTGAAGGACCACCCGCTCATCGAGCTGACCGGGCTCGCCGCTTCGCCCCGCTCCGCTGGAAAAACGTACGCGGACGCCCTGCGCGCCTCCAACGGCATGCTGGCCTGGTTCGTCCCGGAGCCGCTCCCGGAGTCCATCGCCCGCATGACCGTGGTCAGCGGCGACGCCGTCCAGGCGAAGGACTACGACATCGCCTTCTCCGCCGTGGAGGCGGACGTCGCCCGTGAAATCGAGCCGCGCCTGGCCCGGGACATCCCGGTGTTCTCCGCCGCGAGCGCCTTCCGCTACGACGAGGACGTGCCCCTGCTCCTCCCCCCCGTGAACGCCGCCCACGCCCCGCTCATCAACGAGCAGCGCCGGCAGCGCGGGTGGAAGGGCTTCATCGTCCCCATCCCCAACTGCACCACCACGGGCCTCGCCGTGACGCTGGCCCCCCTGGCCGAGCGCTTCGGCGTGAAGGCCGTGCTGATGACCAGCCTCCAGGCCATGTCCGGCGCCGGACGTTCGCCCGGCGTCATCGGCCTGGACATCCTCGACAACGTCGTGCCCTACATTCCCAAGGAGGAGCACAAGGTCGAGGTGGAGACGAAGAAGATCCTCGGGGCGCTCAACCCCGCGGGCGCGGCGCTCACTCCGCACGACGTGCGCGTCTCCTGCACCTGCACCCGCGTCGCCGTCCTGGAAGGCCACACCGAGTCCGTCTTCGTGTCGCTCGGGAAGAAGGCCACCGTGGCGGAGGTCGCCCAGGCGATGCGCGAGTGGCAGGGCGCCCAGGTGGCGAAGGACCTGCCGTCCGCTCCGCCCCGGTGGATTGAAGTGCTGGACGACCCGTTCCGCCCCCAGCCCCGCATGGACCGGGACACCCACGGCGGCATGGCCACCACGGTGGGCCGCATCCGCGAGGACGGTGTGCTGGAGAACGGCTTCAAGTACGTGCTCGTCTCCCACAACACGAAGATGGGAGCCGCAAAGGGCGCCATCCTTGTCGCGGAGTTGCTGCGGGCGCAGGGCTTGCTGGGCTGA
- a CDS encoding rhodanese-like domain-containing protein, with translation MEPSIICDELFMRLGDEDVLVLDCRDAMDWERFEIHIPGALRMTASEIARDLAMLPDDELIVLCGTTQDCVDIRRICRVLRLRGRNAVCLAGGLHAWVTGGYPTERHARAPSHAHR, from the coding sequence GTGGAGCCCAGCATCATCTGTGATGAGCTGTTCATGCGTCTGGGGGACGAGGATGTGCTCGTCCTGGATTGCCGCGACGCGATGGACTGGGAGCGGTTCGAGATCCACATCCCCGGCGCGCTGCGCATGACGGCTTCGGAGATTGCTCGGGACCTGGCGATGCTGCCGGACGACGAACTCATCGTCCTGTGCGGCACAACCCAGGACTGTGTGGACATCCGCCGCATCTGCCGCGTGTTGCGCCTGAGGGGGCGCAACGCCGTGTGTCTCGCCGGCGGCCTCCACGCCTGGGTGACGGGGGGCTACCCCACGGAGCGCCACGCACGCGCCCCCTCCCACGCCCACCGGTGA
- a CDS encoding acyl-CoA dehydrogenase family protein, whose amino-acid sequence MLHGHGVFQEEHEAFRRTVRAVVDKELRPFAAEWEAREEFPRELFTRFGELGFLGLKYPEAYGGTAAGELYEAVLLEELGRCGSGGVAAGLGGQFTIATGPLHLFGTETQKQRWLAPAIRGEKIGALGITEPDAGSDVAGLRTTARRDGDHFVVNGSKTYITNGVRADFVVLAVKTDPSRGHKGLSMLVVEKGTPGFSVGRKLQKVGWRASDTAELFFEDCRVPAENLLGVEGQGFSQIMGNFQWERLSLALGAVGAMDDMLETVLEHVKQRRAFNQTLAGFQVVRHKLADLHTARECARQLTYHALRLHVAGEYAVAQTSMAKKVATETCCRVADECLQLHGGAGYMMEYDIQRHWRDARLGPIGGGTSEVMNEIIAKQLGL is encoded by the coding sequence ATGCTGCACGGCCATGGCGTCTTCCAAGAGGAGCACGAAGCCTTCCGCCGCACCGTCCGGGCGGTGGTGGACAAGGAGCTGCGCCCGTTCGCGGCGGAGTGGGAAGCTCGGGAGGAGTTCCCCCGGGAGCTCTTCACCCGCTTCGGCGAGCTGGGCTTCCTGGGCCTGAAGTACCCGGAGGCCTACGGGGGCACGGCGGCCGGGGAGCTGTACGAGGCGGTGCTCCTGGAGGAGCTGGGCCGCTGCGGCTCCGGCGGTGTGGCCGCGGGGCTGGGCGGGCAGTTCACCATCGCCACCGGCCCTCTGCACCTGTTCGGCACGGAGACCCAGAAGCAGCGCTGGCTGGCCCCCGCAATCCGGGGGGAGAAGATTGGCGCCCTCGGCATCACCGAACCGGACGCCGGCTCGGACGTGGCGGGGCTGCGCACCACCGCCCGCCGCGACGGCGACCACTTCGTCGTCAACGGCTCCAAGACGTACATCACCAACGGGGTGCGGGCGGACTTCGTGGTGCTGGCGGTGAAGACCGACCCGTCGCGCGGCCACAAGGGCCTGTCCATGCTGGTGGTGGAGAAGGGCACGCCGGGCTTCAGCGTGGGGCGCAAGCTCCAGAAGGTGGGCTGGCGCGCGTCCGACACGGCGGAGCTCTTCTTCGAGGACTGCCGCGTGCCCGCGGAGAACCTGCTGGGCGTGGAGGGGCAGGGCTTCTCGCAGATCATGGGCAACTTCCAGTGGGAGCGCCTGTCGCTCGCGCTGGGCGCCGTGGGCGCCATGGACGACATGCTGGAGACCGTGCTCGAGCACGTGAAGCAGCGCCGCGCCTTCAATCAGACGCTGGCCGGCTTCCAGGTGGTGCGCCACAAGCTGGCGGACCTGCACACCGCCCGCGAGTGCGCGCGCCAGCTCACCTACCACGCGCTGCGCCTGCATGTGGCCGGTGAGTACGCCGTCGCGCAGACCTCCATGGCCAAGAAGGTCGCCACGGAGACGTGCTGCCGCGTGGCCGACGAGTGCCTCCAGCTCCACGGTGGCGCGGGCTACATGATGGAGTACGACATCCAGCGCCACTGGCGCGACGCGCGGCTGGGTCCCATTGGCGGCGGCACCAGTGAGGTGATGAACGAAATCATCGCGAAGCAGCTGGGCCTCTGA
- a CDS encoding right-handed parallel beta-helix repeat-containing protein has product MKTRHTLVASLAACTLALGLTACGGGGGSGGGTGGSSGAGTQAPATNTGTPKVEKAPTAPGKAPPIGVQPVENTPAAQMPDHADHTPIAEPGPQPAVSAQAMQETPATTPAHDWVVSPNGDDGAQGTEAAPLRTIAMAVSKAGPGDRIRVLAGTYAERVVLGDNTKAGTPEAKITLQGEGRPKLTPGSGSGAAVQVRRANWVIDGFDIDVEGQPIFGVTFEGDVQGTVLANSELHNGTGGAGVTMFNNAKGPTIENNNIHDFVRTTGNKDSHGIVMQPASYDATVRNNDIHDNSGDSVQCLGPEGFSDLPPATGLLVENNHFFNNRENAVDIKTCHDVTIRNNRMHKFQPSETAKGDALVIHYSAKNVLVEDNELYDAAKGISVGGNHEGPVPEAVVVRRNRVHDITDAGGGEGTAIRLENSKGTVVVNNTITRAKAGIILGHGTGGPTESLRVENNLVDAPVSVDVGGQAPGLQMSNNLYPSGAQFKTNGQLQALDAFKAAAKDTTSNGGDVTVSDTFAPSAAAQDKGQDQGQPFCGAAPDIGAVELGC; this is encoded by the coding sequence TTGAAGACGCGACACACCCTGGTGGCCTCCCTGGCTGCCTGTACCCTGGCCCTTGGGCTGACCGCTTGTGGCGGCGGCGGTGGGTCTGGCGGAGGTACTGGCGGTTCGTCGGGCGCCGGTACCCAGGCCCCCGCGACGAACACGGGGACCCCCAAGGTCGAGAAGGCTCCCACCGCTCCGGGCAAGGCGCCCCCCATCGGCGTGCAGCCGGTGGAGAACACGCCCGCCGCGCAGATGCCGGATCATGCGGACCACACGCCCATCGCGGAGCCCGGTCCCCAGCCCGCCGTCAGTGCCCAGGCGATGCAGGAGACCCCCGCCACCACGCCCGCCCATGATTGGGTTGTGTCGCCCAACGGCGACGACGGTGCCCAGGGCACGGAGGCCGCGCCGCTGCGCACCATCGCCATGGCGGTGAGCAAGGCGGGCCCTGGCGACCGCATCCGCGTGCTCGCGGGCACCTACGCCGAGCGCGTGGTGCTGGGCGACAACACCAAGGCCGGAACTCCCGAGGCGAAGATCACCCTCCAGGGCGAGGGCCGTCCCAAGCTCACCCCGGGCAGCGGCTCCGGTGCGGCGGTGCAGGTGCGCCGCGCGAACTGGGTCATCGACGGGTTCGACATCGACGTGGAGGGACAGCCCATCTTCGGCGTCACCTTCGAGGGCGACGTGCAGGGCACGGTGCTGGCCAACTCGGAGCTGCACAACGGCACCGGCGGCGCGGGCGTCACCATGTTCAACAACGCCAAGGGACCCACCATCGAGAACAACAACATCCACGACTTCGTGCGCACCACCGGCAACAAGGATTCGCACGGCATCGTGATGCAGCCCGCGTCCTACGACGCGACGGTGCGCAACAACGACATCCACGACAACTCGGGTGACTCCGTGCAGTGCCTGGGGCCCGAGGGCTTCAGCGACCTGCCGCCCGCCACGGGCCTGCTGGTGGAGAACAACCACTTCTTCAACAACCGGGAGAACGCCGTGGACATCAAGACGTGCCACGACGTCACCATCCGCAACAACCGGATGCACAAGTTCCAGCCGTCGGAGACGGCGAAGGGCGATGCGCTCGTCATCCACTACTCCGCCAAGAACGTGCTGGTGGAGGACAACGAGCTGTATGACGCCGCGAAGGGCATCTCCGTGGGCGGCAACCACGAGGGCCCCGTGCCCGAGGCAGTCGTCGTGCGCCGCAACCGCGTGCACGACATCACCGACGCGGGCGGCGGCGAGGGCACCGCCATCCGCCTGGAGAACTCCAAGGGCACCGTGGTGGTGAACAACACCATCACCCGCGCCAAGGCCGGCATCATCCTGGGCCACGGCACGGGCGGCCCCACGGAGTCGCTGCGCGTGGAGAACAACCTCGTGGACGCGCCCGTCAGCGTGGACGTGGGCGGCCAGGCTCCCGGCCTCCAGATGAGCAACAACCTCTATCCGTCCGGCGCGCAGTTCAAGACCAACGGCCAGCTCCAGGCCCTGGACGCCTTCAAGGCCGCCGCGAAGGACACCACCTCCAACGGGGGTGACGTGACGGTGTCGGACACCTTCGCCCCGTCCGCCGCCGCCCAGGACAAGGGCCAGGACCAGGGCCAGCCCTTCTGCGGCGCGGCCCCGGACATCGGCGCGGTGGAGCTGGGCTGCTAG